In one Pseudomonas purpurea genomic region, the following are encoded:
- a CDS encoding 2-hydroxy-3-oxopropionate reductase has translation MAKIGFIGTGIMGHPMALNLQKAGHSLFLSAHHDAAPADLIAAGAVALASPKEVAQEAEFIIVMVPDTPQVDDVLFRTDGIAAGVGPGKVVIDMSSISPTATKAFAAKINAKGAHYLDAPVSGGEVGAKAATLSIMVGGDNSAFERALPLFQAMGKNITLVGGNGDGQTAKVANQIIVALNIQAVAEALLFASKNGADPAKVREALMGGFASSKILEVHGERMIKGTFDPGFRISLHQKDLNLALAGARELGINLPNTASTQQVFSTCAAIGGSQWDHSALIKGLEHMANFSIRDK, from the coding sequence AAAGCCGGTCACAGCCTGTTCCTGTCGGCGCACCACGACGCCGCCCCCGCTGACCTGATCGCCGCTGGCGCGGTCGCACTGGCGAGCCCGAAAGAAGTCGCCCAGGAAGCCGAATTCATCATCGTCATGGTGCCAGACACCCCGCAGGTCGACGATGTGCTGTTCCGCACCGACGGCATTGCGGCCGGTGTCGGCCCGGGCAAAGTGGTGATCGACATGAGTTCGATCTCGCCCACCGCAACCAAAGCCTTCGCCGCGAAGATCAACGCCAAAGGTGCGCACTACCTCGACGCCCCGGTGTCTGGCGGTGAAGTCGGCGCCAAGGCGGCGACCCTGAGCATCATGGTCGGTGGCGACAACTCGGCCTTCGAACGCGCCCTGCCGCTGTTCCAGGCCATGGGCAAGAACATCACCCTGGTCGGCGGAAACGGCGACGGTCAAACCGCCAAAGTGGCGAACCAGATCATCGTTGCGCTGAACATCCAGGCCGTGGCCGAAGCGCTGCTGTTCGCCTCGAAAAACGGTGCCGACCCGGCCAAGGTCCGTGAAGCGCTGATGGGCGGCTTCGCTTCGTCGAAGATCCTTGAGGTTCATGGCGAGCGCATGATCAAAGGCACCTTCGACCCAGGCTTCCGCATCAGCCTGCACCAGAAGGACCTGAACCTGGCGCTGGCCGGCGCTCGCGAGCTGGGCATCAACCTGCCCAACACCGCCAGCACCCAACAAGTGTTCAGCACCTGCGCGGCCATCGGTGGCAGCCAATGGGACCACTCGGCGCTGATCAAGGGACTGGAACACATGGCGAACTTCTCGATTCGCGATAAGTAA